One window of Cryptobacterium curtum DSM 15641 genomic DNA carries:
- the rho gene encoding transcription termination factor Rho, which produces MSDSETTDSVPEKPATPTRRKRTTASKSKDESPSTQTRRRRTGTEDLSDAAPSPSRRRRSSAADENASADAASARSTRRAASKDADQSAPNKVDEGTSPSQPAQQHRRRTRRIETGTDAPAAHESAIPASERQDSSSTGERRPKGRVKRHQSQNRFERGDNRSDNRTGNAARSGTNSSRSNGNGNRQQGNGNGQNRRQQRYNRPDNASASPKLSIEDLSKLKVAELREKADALDIDWKGLLKADLVKAVYDATLKKDGFVEAEGVLDVLADGYGFLRTEGYLPSEHDVYVGTSLIRRQHLRKGDRITGQIRPARSGEKYGALQRLYTVNGIPADEVGERPRFKDLTPVYPDERLVMEHGRTSITSRVIDLAAPIGKGQRGLIVSPPKAGKTTVLKQIAASIAQNNPECHLMCLLVDERPEEVTDMQRSVHGEVISSTFDMPAENHIAVAEMVIERAKRLVEMGKDVVILLDSITRLARAYNLAQPASGRILSGGVDSTALYPPKRFLGAARNIEFGGSLTILASALIDTGSKMDEVIFEEFKGTGNMELKLDRNLADRRIYPAIDPVASGTRKEDLLLDQQEAPLIWAVRRILANMNNTERSMDMLIKSLKQTETNQEFLLRTAKKAQGRRLEDNLEL; this is translated from the coding sequence ATGAGCGATTCTGAAACTACCGATTCTGTGCCGGAAAAACCTGCTACTCCAACACGTCGCAAGCGAACAACAGCTTCAAAGTCAAAGGATGAGTCACCGTCCACCCAGACTCGACGCCGTCGCACAGGCACAGAAGATCTGTCTGACGCAGCACCTTCTCCTTCTCGACGTCGCCGCAGTAGTGCTGCTGATGAAAATGCCTCTGCTGATGCGGCATCGGCGCGTTCTACCCGTCGTGCTGCTAGTAAAGACGCTGATCAATCTGCTCCAAATAAAGTCGATGAAGGCACTTCACCGTCACAACCAGCGCAGCAGCATCGTCGCCGTACGCGCCGTATCGAAACAGGAACTGATGCGCCAGCAGCTCATGAGTCAGCAATACCAGCTTCAGAGCGTCAGGATTCGTCTTCTACAGGAGAAAGACGTCCAAAAGGCCGCGTGAAGCGGCATCAAAGCCAAAACCGTTTTGAACGGGGCGATAATCGTAGTGATAACCGTACGGGTAATGCAGCTCGTTCCGGTACTAATTCTTCTCGTTCCAACGGCAATGGTAATCGCCAACAAGGTAATGGGAATGGACAGAACCGTCGGCAGCAGCGTTATAACCGTCCCGATAATGCGTCTGCTTCTCCCAAGCTTTCGATAGAAGACCTTTCAAAGCTTAAGGTTGCCGAGTTGCGTGAGAAGGCTGATGCGCTCGATATTGACTGGAAAGGCCTGCTTAAAGCCGATCTTGTCAAAGCGGTCTACGACGCAACGCTCAAAAAGGATGGGTTCGTCGAAGCAGAAGGCGTTCTCGATGTGCTGGCTGATGGATATGGCTTCCTGCGCACTGAAGGGTATTTGCCAAGCGAGCATGACGTCTATGTTGGCACTTCGCTCATTCGTCGACAGCATCTTCGTAAGGGCGATCGCATCACGGGTCAAATTCGTCCCGCTCGTTCGGGCGAAAAGTATGGCGCCCTGCAGCGTCTTTACACGGTCAATGGCATTCCCGCTGATGAAGTGGGCGAACGGCCGCGATTCAAAGACCTGACACCGGTATATCCTGATGAGCGACTTGTGATGGAGCATGGTCGCACGTCTATCACTTCGCGTGTTATCGATTTAGCGGCGCCCATTGGCAAGGGTCAGCGCGGACTGATTGTCTCGCCGCCCAAGGCTGGCAAAACAACCGTTTTGAAACAGATCGCTGCATCTATTGCGCAGAACAATCCTGAATGTCACCTGATGTGTCTGCTTGTTGATGAACGCCCCGAAGAAGTGACCGATATGCAGCGTTCGGTACATGGTGAAGTAATTTCTTCAACCTTTGATATGCCTGCTGAAAACCACATTGCGGTGGCAGAAATGGTTATTGAACGGGCAAAGCGTCTGGTTGAGATGGGCAAAGATGTTGTTATCCTGCTCGACAGCATCACGCGTCTTGCGCGCGCCTACAACCTTGCGCAGCCAGCGAGTGGTCGTATTCTGTCAGGTGGTGTTGATTCAACCGCACTGTATCCTCCCAAGCGCTTCCTTGGCGCGGCGCGCAATATCGAGTTCGGCGGCAGCTTAACCATTCTTGCTTCAGCTCTTATCGATACCGGTTCGAAGATGGACGAAGTTATCTTCGAAGAGTTCAAGGGCACAGGCAATATGGAGCTCAAACTCGACCGCAATCTCGCCGACCGTCGTATTTACCCAGCTATCGATCCGGTGGCTTCCGGTACGCGTAAGGAAGACTTGCTGCTTGACCAGCAAGAGGCACCTCTTATTTGGGCGGTGCGTCGTATTCTGGCGAATATGAACAATACCGAGCGTTCGATGGATATGCTGATTAAATCGCTTAAGCAGACGGAAACCAATCAGGAATTCCTCTTGCGCACCGCGAAGAAGGCACAGGGGCGCCGTCTGGAAGATAATCTCGAACTGTAA
- the thiD gene encoding bifunctional hydroxymethylpyrimidine kinase/phosphomethylpyrimidine kinase, translated as MIPAVLSIAGSDSSGGAGIQADIKTITAQRLYAETVITALTAQNTLGVTAVQNATPEFVLQQIDTVFDDIRPDAVKIGMVSSAEIAHAIASGLTRVKASNIVLDPVMVATSGAALLADDAVQVLIDELLPLADIVTPNIPEAQVLSGIEITSAADMLAAAQAIQRKMNQGKWVLVKGGHLDDGANDLLLTEHGREVWLHHRRIDTPNTHGTGCTLSSAIACGLAQGFDMQAAVSKAKQYLSGALENNPNMGKGTGPLDHMWEYR; from the coding sequence ATGATACCTGCAGTACTGAGCATTGCTGGATCTGATTCGAGCGGTGGCGCTGGAATCCAGGCTGATATCAAAACCATAACGGCACAGCGACTGTATGCTGAAACGGTTATTACCGCACTTACCGCTCAAAATACTCTTGGTGTTACTGCTGTGCAGAATGCAACACCTGAATTTGTATTGCAGCAGATCGATACCGTATTTGATGATATTCGGCCTGATGCTGTGAAAATCGGCATGGTGTCTTCAGCTGAAATTGCTCATGCTATTGCAAGCGGTCTTACGCGCGTGAAGGCGAGCAATATCGTTCTTGATCCGGTTATGGTTGCTACGAGTGGTGCAGCTCTTTTGGCTGATGATGCTGTACAGGTGCTTATCGACGAGCTTCTTCCTCTTGCCGATATTGTGACGCCCAACATTCCTGAAGCGCAGGTGCTTTCAGGAATCGAGATCACCAGTGCGGCTGATATGCTTGCCGCTGCACAAGCCATTCAACGCAAGATGAATCAGGGCAAGTGGGTTTTAGTTAAAGGTGGACATCTCGACGATGGCGCCAACGACCTTCTTTTAACCGAGCATGGTCGCGAAGTGTGGCTGCATCATCGTCGTATTGATACGCCAAACACTCACGGTACCGGGTGCACGCTTTCATCCGCTATCGCATGTGGGCTTGCGCAGGGCTTTGATATGCAAGCGGCAGTATCCAAGGCGAAGCAGTACCTTTCGGGTGCTTTGGAGAACAATCCCAATATGGGCAAGGGCACTGGTCCACTTGATCATATGTGGGAATATCGCTAA
- the sppA gene encoding signal peptide peptidase SppA has product MEPQGTPERPVESGFTASGRADASSVTTGAGTSSAYAAPVPPQSSHQQASAPAQPATASSQQAAVQPKKHTGRIIALSIVALLALTVFLMGSCVNTLIGAAREGAEHAQPNSVAVITMSGTIGYNGTSCSPEGLKELLDEAQADPNIKAVVLRVNSGGGTATAGEEMASYVRDFKASKPIVVSSAAINCSAAYEISSQADRIFVAKSTEIGSIGTVMQSIDYSGLMKLLGVNIDNIASAESKDSSYGSRPLTDEERAYYQDLVDQINAVFTDNVAQGRHLSAEEVSQLATGLPFTGVTAVNNGLADEIGTLEDALDAAASLAGLDSYSKTTLELPTSPLSSLFGSLSGSSQANRGLSASDLEQLIKELNTYDGNVE; this is encoded by the coding sequence ATGGAACCGCAGGGCACCCCAGAACGTCCCGTTGAATCGGGCTTTACCGCAAGTGGTAGGGCAGATGCCAGCAGTGTCACCACAGGCGCTGGTACGAGCAGCGCATATGCTGCTCCTGTTCCACCGCAGAGTTCGCATCAGCAAGCCTCTGCGCCTGCCCAGCCAGCAACCGCATCGAGTCAGCAAGCCGCGGTACAGCCAAAAAAGCATACAGGGCGTATTATTGCGCTTAGTATTGTGGCCCTGCTTGCCCTGACGGTGTTCCTGATGGGTTCGTGCGTTAACACGCTCATCGGTGCTGCTCGTGAGGGTGCGGAGCATGCACAGCCCAATTCAGTTGCGGTTATCACTATGAGTGGCACCATTGGTTATAACGGTACGTCGTGTAGCCCCGAAGGGCTGAAAGAACTGCTTGACGAAGCGCAAGCCGATCCGAATATTAAGGCAGTCGTACTGCGTGTTAATTCCGGTGGAGGAACAGCGACAGCGGGCGAAGAGATGGCTTCCTATGTGCGTGATTTTAAAGCGTCAAAGCCTATTGTTGTTTCTAGCGCTGCTATTAATTGCAGCGCAGCATATGAAATATCTTCCCAGGCAGATCGCATCTTTGTGGCAAAGAGCACCGAGATTGGCTCCATCGGCACGGTCATGCAATCGATTGATTATTCGGGTCTTATGAAGCTGCTGGGTGTAAATATCGACAATATTGCCAGTGCTGAAAGCAAGGATTCTTCCTATGGTTCGCGTCCCTTAACCGATGAAGAGCGCGCTTACTATCAAGATTTGGTTGACCAGATTAATGCGGTCTTTACTGACAACGTAGCGCAGGGACGTCATTTATCTGCCGAAGAAGTGTCGCAACTTGCGACGGGGCTTCCGTTTACCGGGGTGACAGCAGTTAACAATGGTCTCGCTGATGAAATCGGCACGCTTGAGGATGCGCTTGATGCTGCCGCCTCTTTGGCTGGTCTTGATTCCTATTCTAAGACGACACTTGAGCTGCCGACTTCTCCCTTATCTTCTCTGTTTGGATCCTTGTCGGGTTCTTCTCAGGCGAATCGGGGTCTTTCTGCATCCGATCTTGAACAGCTGATAAAGGAGCTGAATACATATGACGGAAACGTCGAATAG
- a CDS encoding class I SAM-dependent methyltransferase, whose protein sequence is MAHEQYTENNTSHRAASIKTPDTNNLQPDNSLLHESSRVNTVDSMPSLQPDELLSHKSEILHASTLSTTDWNTEWKLMQRVRRRFDDAQYWNKRSKSFGSKDAPSPYVKAFLEKADIKEGDVVFDMGCGTGSLAVPLARAGHHVIAGDFSHGMLDQAQERQKTAGVCGIDFKLMRWDDNWDALGLTEESVDVAIASRSISCYDLGSALDKLHHVARRRCCVTVACGCSPRMDERVLAACGIHNEQGSDAQYVWNILFNKGRLATVDYIRSTRKDTFNTDTEAFDDFSRMIDEATANSTQDARAAKKQLRTWLDHNLIENETAGMPDHKGNIEGQLRLRKARIITWAFIAWNK, encoded by the coding sequence ATGGCACACGAGCAGTACACCGAAAACAACACATCGCACCGTGCCGCCTCTATAAAGACACCAGATACCAACAATTTGCAACCCGACAATTCTCTGCTACACGAGAGCTCACGAGTGAATACGGTTGATAGCATGCCGAGCTTGCAACCCGATGAGCTTCTGTCGCACAAGAGCGAGATACTACACGCTAGCACCCTTTCAACCACCGACTGGAATACAGAATGGAAGCTCATGCAGCGCGTACGTAGGCGCTTCGATGACGCACAGTACTGGAATAAGCGCTCGAAGAGCTTCGGTTCAAAAGATGCTCCCAGCCCCTATGTAAAAGCGTTTCTCGAAAAAGCTGATATAAAAGAAGGCGACGTAGTTTTTGATATGGGATGTGGCACCGGTAGCCTTGCAGTCCCTCTTGCACGCGCCGGTCATCACGTGATCGCGGGAGATTTTAGCCACGGTATGCTTGATCAGGCACAAGAGCGACAAAAGACCGCTGGGGTGTGTGGTATCGACTTTAAGCTCATGCGCTGGGATGATAACTGGGATGCGCTTGGTCTTACAGAAGAATCAGTCGATGTTGCCATCGCCTCACGTTCCATATCGTGCTATGACCTTGGCAGTGCACTCGACAAACTACATCACGTTGCCCGTCGGCGCTGCTGTGTTACCGTTGCCTGCGGTTGCAGCCCCCGCATGGATGAGCGAGTGCTCGCTGCTTGCGGCATACACAACGAACAGGGCAGCGACGCTCAGTATGTCTGGAACATCCTTTTCAACAAAGGACGCCTTGCAACGGTTGATTATATTCGCAGCACGCGCAAAGACACATTCAATACCGATACGGAAGCTTTTGATGACTTCAGTCGCATGATTGACGAAGCGACAGCAAATAGCACGCAAGACGCACGCGCTGCAAAAAAACAGCTACGTACCTGGCTGGATCATAATCTGATTGAAAATGAAACAGCTGGTATGCCTGACCATAAAGGCAACATCGAAGGACAACTCCGCTTGCGCAAGGCACGCATTATCACTTGGGCATTTATCGCCTGGAATAAATAG
- a CDS encoding class I tRNA ligase family protein produces MTETSNSTSWPARAVVTAGMPYGNKALHFGHVGGVFVPADCFARFLRDRIGAENVRFVSGTDCYGSPINEGYRKLVEAGDFTGTISDYVQMNHDRQKATLDAYDVSLDIYEGSGIGHAGEVHQEITDLFVRALYDNGYLHRQETLQFYDAQAQTFLNGRQVQGHCPVQGCKSEKAYADECDLGHQYAPVDLINPISTITGTVPEMRPVHNWYFDLPEFIDYLRRWVASEEADPTVRRVVTDTVREFLAPPIIFVKQEAWDDYLAVKDDLPEHSFRPAGKGKQSFEIEFADIAARDEARSVLARAGIRFRTGKTLVPFRITGNIEWGVAAVDLEGSENLTVWCWPESLWAPISFTIAVNDALGLPRDEWHRWWCDDDAEVYQFIGQDNIYFYGVAQPAIWAAVQPDNERHLPPVGHDLRSTQLVANHHLLFGNKKASSSGSVKPPSADELLNYYTVEQLRAHWLALGLDQKPAGFKPKPFDPDPNVRTDSRVADPVLKEGALLTKVFNRLARSCLYEAKNHFDGCIPLGEVTPSVRDQGIATLSRYDELMHQVELHSIMSLMDEFIRFANKYWSDGIRRAENEEDAGLRRQVLLDSTYLLRIATLLMHPVVPQGCEKICDYLDFDAHEFFSWNYDFESLDELCSAGEIEQGSHPVRPLPPRTDFFAAHPSQFKR; encoded by the coding sequence ATGACGGAAACGTCGAATAGCACAAGCTGGCCGGCGCGTGCTGTCGTGACGGCCGGTATGCCGTATGGGAATAAGGCCCTGCATTTTGGACATGTCGGTGGCGTATTTGTCCCCGCCGACTGTTTTGCGCGCTTCTTGCGTGACCGTATTGGTGCTGAAAATGTACGTTTTGTATCGGGAACCGACTGCTATGGGTCGCCCATCAACGAGGGGTATCGCAAGCTTGTGGAAGCGGGCGACTTCACTGGCACTATTTCCGATTATGTGCAGATGAATCATGATCGCCAGAAAGCGACGCTTGATGCGTATGACGTGAGCCTTGATATCTACGAGGGAAGCGGTATCGGTCACGCGGGTGAAGTGCATCAAGAGATAACTGACCTATTCGTGCGTGCGCTTTACGATAACGGTTACCTTCATCGTCAAGAGACGCTGCAGTTCTATGACGCACAAGCCCAGACGTTTTTAAACGGTCGTCAGGTGCAGGGGCATTGTCCTGTACAGGGGTGCAAGAGTGAAAAAGCGTACGCGGATGAATGCGACCTTGGTCACCAATACGCGCCGGTTGATCTTATCAATCCGATATCAACCATTACCGGCACTGTTCCCGAAATGCGTCCGGTGCATAATTGGTATTTTGACCTACCCGAATTTATCGACTACCTGCGTCGGTGGGTTGCTAGTGAAGAAGCAGATCCGACGGTGCGCCGGGTGGTTACCGACACCGTACGTGAGTTTCTTGCTCCACCGATTATCTTCGTGAAGCAGGAAGCGTGGGATGATTATCTTGCTGTAAAAGACGATCTACCTGAGCATTCTTTTCGTCCAGCAGGGAAGGGTAAGCAGAGCTTCGAAATAGAGTTTGCTGATATCGCCGCCCGCGACGAAGCGCGCAGTGTGCTCGCCCGTGCTGGCATCCGTTTTCGCACCGGGAAAACCCTGGTGCCGTTTCGCATTACCGGCAATATCGAGTGGGGAGTGGCTGCTGTCGACCTAGAAGGTTCTGAAAACCTTACCGTGTGGTGTTGGCCGGAAAGCCTCTGGGCACCCATTTCATTTACGATTGCCGTCAATGACGCGCTCGGTCTTCCGCGCGACGAATGGCATCGGTGGTGGTGCGATGACGATGCCGAGGTGTATCAATTTATCGGCCAGGACAATATCTATTTCTATGGGGTAGCACAACCAGCTATTTGGGCAGCAGTACAGCCCGATAACGAACGTCACCTTCCGCCCGTTGGACATGATTTGCGTTCGACACAACTTGTTGCGAATCATCATTTGCTCTTTGGCAATAAGAAGGCATCTTCATCTGGTTCGGTAAAGCCACCTTCAGCTGATGAACTGCTCAATTACTACACAGTCGAGCAGTTACGCGCTCACTGGTTGGCGCTTGGCCTCGATCAAAAGCCAGCTGGCTTCAAACCCAAGCCCTTCGATCCCGATCCGAATGTGCGCACTGATTCGCGCGTAGCGGATCCGGTATTGAAGGAAGGTGCACTGCTTACCAAGGTGTTCAATCGTTTGGCGCGCAGTTGTCTTTACGAGGCAAAAAACCACTTTGACGGATGTATACCGTTGGGTGAGGTAACTCCCAGTGTGCGGGATCAGGGAATAGCGACACTGTCTCGTTATGACGAACTCATGCACCAGGTGGAACTTCATTCGATTATGTCGCTTATGGATGAATTTATTCGCTTTGCCAATAAATACTGGAGCGATGGTATCCGTCGTGCTGAAAACGAAGAGGACGCAGGTCTGCGGCGGCAGGTGTTGCTTGATTCAACCTATCTGCTGCGTATTGCTACCTTGCTCATGCATCCGGTGGTGCCGCAGGGGTGCGAGAAAATCTGCGACTATCTCGATTTCGATGCCCATGAGTTCTTCAGCTGGAATTACGATTTTGAAAGTCTTGATGAGCTCTGCAGTGCTGGTGAAATCGAGCAGGGGAGTCACCCAGTGCGCCCGCTGCCGCCGCGTACTGATTTCTTCGCCGCGCATCCGTCTCAGTTCAAGCGATAA
- the fsa gene encoding fructose-6-phosphate aldolase → MKFFLDTADLAEIEEAASWGAIAGVTTNPTLYARTGGKLSDFHNHIKRICEIVDGPVSAESVAMQRDEIVRDGLELADIADNVVVKVPTMVEGLAATHELARRGVPVNMTLCFSVPQALLAARAGARYVSPFIGRFDDISEDGLDQVSNIVGALSQYDFSDATVHGERIEVIAASVRSAHHVTQCALMGADIATVPFGVLKKMVQHPLTDRGLESFMKDWEKVQGA, encoded by the coding sequence GTGAAGTTCTTCTTGGACACGGCCGATTTGGCTGAGATCGAGGAGGCAGCCAGCTGGGGCGCCATTGCCGGCGTCACAACCAATCCGACGCTCTATGCGCGGACGGGTGGCAAGCTGTCTGATTTCCACAACCACATCAAGCGCATCTGCGAGATCGTTGATGGCCCTGTTTCGGCCGAAAGTGTTGCGATGCAGCGTGACGAAATCGTGCGTGATGGGCTTGAGCTTGCGGATATTGCCGATAACGTTGTGGTAAAGGTTCCCACGATGGTTGAAGGTCTTGCCGCTACGCATGAGCTTGCGCGCCGTGGGGTTCCGGTAAATATGACGCTGTGCTTCAGCGTGCCGCAGGCCTTGCTTGCCGCTCGTGCTGGTGCACGCTATGTGAGTCCCTTTATCGGTCGGTTTGATGACATCTCCGAAGATGGGCTTGATCAGGTCAGTAATATCGTCGGGGCACTTTCTCAGTACGATTTTTCGGACGCAACCGTGCACGGGGAGCGCATTGAAGTTATCGCCGCATCAGTAAGAAGCGCACATCATGTCACTCAGTGTGCGCTGATGGGGGCTGATATTGCTACGGTGCCGTTTGGCGTACTGAAAAAGATGGTTCAGCATCCGCTGACTGATCGTGGCCTTGAATCCTTCATGAAGGACTGGGAGAAAGTGCAGGGAGCATGA
- the thyX gene encoding FAD-dependent thymidylate synthase has translation MHVELLYHTPDPERAIAVAARLCYAPVGAAELAESLTEERIQSVLRTIMTSRHFSTLEHASFTFAVDGVSRALTHQLVRHRLASYNQQSQRYVKFKNGIETVKPATIEQIPEASERFDRLMQEIQAAYADLVEMGVPAEDARYLLPNAAESKIVITMNARELYHFFELRCCNRAQWEIRALAWDMLDLVRPKAPYIFMDAGPSCVREGCHEGKMTCHHPYPRVKRD, from the coding sequence ATGCATGTTGAGCTTTTGTACCATACGCCCGACCCCGAGCGTGCTATCGCGGTAGCAGCGCGCCTTTGTTATGCGCCGGTTGGGGCAGCTGAACTCGCCGAATCCCTGACTGAGGAACGCATTCAGAGTGTGCTGCGTACCATCATGACGAGCCGCCATTTCAGCACGCTTGAGCATGCAAGTTTTACTTTTGCCGTTGATGGTGTTTCGCGTGCGCTGACCCATCAACTCGTGCGACATCGCCTTGCGAGCTACAACCAGCAGTCGCAGCGCTATGTCAAGTTTAAGAACGGCATTGAAACGGTAAAACCGGCAACAATCGAGCAGATTCCCGAAGCCTCAGAGCGTTTCGATCGCCTGATGCAGGAAATACAAGCGGCCTATGCCGATCTGGTTGAAATGGGTGTGCCAGCCGAAGATGCGCGCTATCTGCTTCCGAATGCGGCGGAGTCGAAGATTGTTATTACAATGAATGCGCGCGAACTCTATCATTTCTTTGAGCTGCGTTGTTGCAATCGCGCACAGTGGGAAATTCGTGCTCTTGCGTGGGACATGCTCGATTTGGTGCGTCCGAAGGCGCCGTATATCTTTATGGATGCTGGTCCGTCATGTGTGCGGGAAGGCTGCCACGAAGGTAAGATGACCTGTCATCACC
- a CDS encoding amidohydrolase: MSADAIVLSQKLFCGTEDCTRSGAFAVENGKISAVGSRDDILSLRNAQTDIIDAGDALVCAGFHDSHLHFFHSALYGSPLALRYCGTSEQDCVAALAPLAAQRPAGSWLLTQGWRQAHWSPANTPSRASLDAVYPDRPVAMYSGDAHTLWLNSRALEQLGIAEDAPDPEGGTYDRDKNGRLTGIVREAAAMLLMPKIVASFTVEEIESAYEGFLARLASKGITAICDMSLMAAPGLDFVRDDVFASLLAQNKLTCRIHMFPTLLDDMSRLFTMQKTYRGNMLRACGFKQFFDGVSSQHTAWLERDYANARFAGDHGRPTIDPDHLRTLVLAAHEKGQAVRVHAIGDEAIHTILDIYEEARATFGPLPHGLHHCIEHLEGFLPADIKRVAQLDVVAAVQPMHITLDPGAPEVDLGPERVPYMWPFASMLKSGATLAFGTDSPVCDIDPLPGIYTAITRKTIPDGQPAGGWLPTERISAPAALRAYTAGSAHACGRASELGTLEVGKLADFVILDTDITSCADEDILKAQVQATYVGGKQVYGAAH; encoded by the coding sequence ATGTCTGCTGATGCCATTGTCCTGTCTCAAAAACTGTTCTGTGGAACGGAGGACTGCACCCGCAGTGGCGCGTTTGCCGTAGAGAACGGCAAAATAAGCGCTGTTGGCAGCCGAGATGACATTCTTTCCTTACGCAATGCACAAACCGATATCATTGATGCAGGCGACGCATTGGTCTGTGCCGGATTTCACGATTCACATCTGCATTTCTTCCATTCGGCACTCTATGGATCGCCTCTTGCACTGCGCTACTGTGGCACAAGCGAACAGGATTGCGTGGCAGCACTTGCTCCCCTCGCCGCACAACGACCAGCGGGATCGTGGCTTTTGACACAAGGTTGGCGACAAGCGCACTGGTCCCCCGCTAACACTCCCAGCAGAGCTTCTCTCGACGCGGTCTACCCCGACCGTCCTGTTGCTATGTACTCGGGTGACGCGCATACCCTCTGGTTAAATAGTCGCGCACTCGAACAGCTGGGGATTGCTGAAGATGCACCTGATCCGGAAGGCGGCACCTACGATCGAGACAAAAACGGCCGACTGACCGGCATCGTACGCGAGGCGGCGGCTATGTTGCTGATGCCCAAAATCGTCGCTTCCTTCACCGTCGAAGAAATTGAGTCAGCCTATGAAGGTTTTCTTGCGCGACTCGCTTCAAAGGGTATTACGGCTATTTGTGACATGTCTCTTATGGCAGCACCAGGACTCGACTTTGTGCGCGACGATGTATTTGCCTCGCTGCTCGCACAGAACAAACTCACCTGTCGGATACATATGTTTCCCACTCTGCTTGATGATATGAGTCGCCTGTTTACCATGCAGAAAACGTATCGCGGCAACATGTTGCGAGCCTGCGGGTTTAAACAATTCTTCGATGGTGTATCAAGTCAGCACACCGCCTGGCTTGAGCGCGACTATGCCAACGCACGCTTTGCGGGCGATCATGGTCGGCCCACGATAGACCCCGATCACCTACGCACGCTCGTATTGGCCGCCCACGAAAAGGGCCAAGCAGTACGTGTTCATGCTATTGGCGACGAAGCTATTCATACGATTCTCGACATTTATGAAGAAGCACGTGCAACCTTTGGACCGCTTCCGCACGGACTTCATCACTGCATCGAGCATTTGGAAGGCTTTCTTCCTGCAGATATTAAACGCGTGGCACAGCTCGACGTTGTCGCTGCCGTACAGCCAATGCACATCACGCTTGACCCGGGAGCACCCGAAGTCGACCTTGGACCAGAACGCGTTCCTTACATGTGGCCTTTTGCTTCAATGCTTAAGAGTGGTGCCACGCTTGCGTTTGGCACTGATAGCCCCGTGTGCGATATCGATCCACTGCCCGGTATCTATACGGCTATCACGCGCAAAACTATCCCCGATGGACAACCTGCTGGTGGCTGGTTACCCACTGAACGCATTAGCGCTCCAGCGGCTCTCAGAGCTTACACAGCTGGATCGGCACATGCGTGTGGGCGCGCATCTGAACTGGGAACGCTCGAAGTAGGCAAGCTTGCTGACTTCGTTATTCTTGACACCGACATTACTTCCTGCGCTGATGAAGACATCTTAAAGGCGCAGGTGCAGGCTACGTATGTCGGTGGAAAACAAGTGTATGGAGCTGCGCATTAA
- the rpmE gene encoding 50S ribosomal protein L31, which translates to MKAGIHPEYVDCTVICSCGNTFKTRSTKPELRIDLCNECHPFFTGQQKLIDTGGRVQRFTDRFGSARETVAAREAAKKAERAEATAQAEAAKKAEREAKAAKKAERAAEYAKKAAEAEAKAAAKAKAADQAAEANKEAAEEAAASAESEAAPAAEETAAPAAEEAAPEQTEAAAE; encoded by the coding sequence ATGAAAGCAGGAATTCATCCCGAATATGTTGACTGTACGGTCATTTGCAGCTGCGGGAACACGTTTAAGACGCGTTCCACCAAGCCTGAACTGCGTATTGACTTGTGCAATGAATGCCACCCGTTCTTCACGGGTCAGCAGAAGCTGATCGATACCGGTGGTCGTGTACAGCGCTTTACCGACCGCTTTGGTTCGGCGCGTGAAACTGTTGCGGCTCGCGAAGCTGCTAAGAAGGCCGAGCGTGCTGAAGCTACTGCTCAGGCAGAAGCTGCTAAGAAGGCCGAGCGCGAAGCTAAGGCTGCTAAGAAGGCCGAGCGTGCTGCTGAGTATGCCAAGAAAGCTGCTGAGGCTGAGGCTAAGGCCGCTGCTAAAGCGAAAGCTGCGGATCAGGCTGCTGAAGCTAACAAAGAGGCTGCTGAAGAAGCCGCTGCATCAGCTGAAAGTGAAGCAGCACCAGCTGCAGAAGAAACTGCTGCGCCCGCCGCTGAAGAGGCAGCACCCGAGCAGACTGAGGCTGCTGCTGAATAG